From Triticum aestivum cultivar Chinese Spring chromosome 4A, IWGSC CS RefSeq v2.1, whole genome shotgun sequence, a single genomic window includes:
- the LOC123087679 gene encoding prolycopene isomerase, chloroplastic isoform X1, with translation MASSALASPAPRPAPRGNRHPRACPAAAAAASPVPRRLGAAARCRAVAAPAGPSPPGVAERPEADVVVIGSGLGGLCCAGLLARYGQDVVVLESHDRPGGAAHSFDVKGFHFDSGPSLFSGFQSRGPQANPLAQVLDALGESVPCASYDSWMVHVPEGQFESRIGPTDFLKDLETYVGLDATREWQKLLDAVIPISAAAMALPPLSIRGDLGILSTAAGRYAPSLLQSLIKMGPRGSLGATKLLRPFSEIVDSLELKNPFVRNWIDLLCFLLAGVKSDSALSAEMVYMFAEWYKPGCKLEYPLGGSGAIIDALVRGIEKFGGRLALNSHVEKILIENGRAVGVKLRGGQIVRAKKAVVSNASMWDTLGLLPPDAVPRSYQDQVKATPQCDSFMHLHLGFDTECVKEDLGIHHIVVNDWDKGVDGEQNVVLISVPSVLSEGLAPPGKHILHAYTPGTEPFGLWDGLDRKSAAYRSLKEERSEVMWKAVELALGPKFSREKCEVKLVGTPLTHKRFLRRNRGTYGPAIKAGEATFPGQATPVPQLFCCGDSTFPGIGVPAVAASGAIVANTLVSVAQHSELLDAVGI, from the exons ATGGCTTCCTCCGCGCTGGCCTCCCCGGCGCCGCGCCCTGCGCCACGCGGCAACCGCCACCCTCGCGCGTgcccggcagccgccgccgccgcctctccagtGCCGcgccgtctcggcgccgccgcgcgcTGCCGGGCGGTGGCCGCCCCCGCCGGCCCCTCGCCACCCGG GGTGGCGGAGAGGCCGGAGGCGGACGTGGTGGTGATCGGGAGCGGGCTCGGGGGCCTCTGCTGCGCGGGGCTCCTGGCGAGGTACGGGCAGGACGTGGTGGTGCTGGAGAGCCACGACCGGCCCGGCGGCGCCGCCCACTCGTTCGACGTCAAGGGGTTCCACTTCGACTCCGGCCCCTCGCTCTTCTCCGGCTTCCAGTCCAGAGGGCCGCAGGCCAACCCCCTCGCCCAG GTCCTCGACGCGCTAGGCGAATCGGTTCCGTGTGCATCCTATGACTCCTGGATGGTTCATGTCCCTGAAGGACAGTTCGAGTCGCGGATAGGGCCGACTGATTTCCTCAAG GACCTTGAGACTTATGTCGGTCTTGACGCGACCCGGGAGTGGCAAAAGCTTCTA GATGCAGTTATTCCTATATCTGCAGCTGCGATGGCTCTGCCTCCGCTCTCCATCCGCGGCGATCTGGGCATCCTTTCCACAGCAGCCGGTAGATACGCACCTTCTCTGTTGCAGTCCTTGATTAAAATGGGGCCTCGGGGGTCCCTAGGCGCCACGAAACTGCTACGCCCGTTCTCGGAGATCGTCGACTCGCTGGAGCTGAAAAACCCCTTTGTCCGTAACTGGATCGACCTCCTGTGCTTTCTGCTTGCGGGCGTCAAATCCGACAGCGCACTTTCTGCAGAAATG GTTTATATGTTTGCAGAATGGTACAAGCCAGGATGCAAGCTGGAGTACCCTCTGGGCGGGAGTGGAGCGATAATCGATGCCCTCGTACGGGGTATCGAAAAGTTCGGTGGAAGACTTGCTCTTAATTCTCATGTGGAGAAGATTTTGATCGAGAACGGTCGGGCTGTTGGCGTCAAGCTACGAGGTGGACAG ATTGTACGTGCGAAGAAAGCGGTCGTTAGCAACGCGTCCATGTGGGATACCTTGGGTCTTCTGCCACCAGATGCCGTCCCGAGATCATACCAAGATCAAGTGAAGGCGACCCCCCAGTGCGATTCGTTCATGCACCTCCACCTGGGTTTCGACACGGAG TGTGTCAAGGAGGACCTTGGGATCCACCATATCGTGGTTAATGACTGGGACAAAGGGGTCGACGGCGAGCAGAACGTGGTGCTGATATCGGTCCCCAGCGTTCTCAGCGAGGGCCTGGCGCCGCCGGGGAAGCACATCCTTCACGCGTACACACCGGGGACGGAGCCTTTCGGCCTGTGGGACGGGCTCGACCGGAAGAGTGCGGCATACCGGAGCCTAAAAGAGGAGCGTTCCGAG GTGATGTGGAAGGCGGTGGAGCTGGCCCTGGGCCCGAAGTTCAGCCGGGAAAAGTGCGAGGTGAAGCTGGTCGGCACGCCGCTGACGCACAAGCGGTTCCTCCGGCGGAACAGGGGCACCTACGGCCCGGCCATCAAGGCCGGGGAGGCGACGTTCCCGGGGCAGGCGACGCCGGTCCCGCAGCTCTTCTGCTGCGGCGACTCCACCTTCCCCGGGATCGGCGTGCCCGCGGTGGCCGCCAGCGGGGCCATTGTCGCCAACACGCTCGTCTCCGTGGCGCAGCACTCGGAGCTCCTCGACGCCGTCGGCATCTGA
- the LOC123087679 gene encoding prolycopene isomerase, chloroplastic isoform X2 has translation MASSALASPAPRPAPRGNRHPRACPAAAAAASPVPRRLGAAARCRAVAAPAGPSPPGVAERPEADVVVIGSGLGGLCCAGLLARYGQDVVVLESHDRPGGAAHSFDVKGFHFDSGPSLFSGFQSRGPQANPLAQVLDALGESVPCASYDSWMVHVPEGQFESRIGPTDFLKDLETYVGLDATREWQKLLDAVIPISAAAMALPPLSIRGDLGILSTAAGRYAPSLLQSLIKMGPRGSLGATKLLRPFSEIVDSLELKNPFVRNWIDLLCFLLAGVKSDSALSAEMVYMFAEWYKPGCKLEYPLGGSGAIIDALVRGIEKFGGRLALNSHVEKILIENGRAVGVKLRGGQIVRAKKAVVSNASMWDTLGLLPPDAVPRSYQDQVKATPQCDSFMHLHLGFDTECVKEDLGIHHIVVNDWDKGVDGEQNVVLISVPSVLSEGLAPPGKHILHAYTPGTEPFGLWDGLDRKSAAYRSLKEERSEVMWKAVELALGPKFSREKCEVKLVGTPLTHKRFLRRNRGTYGPAIKAGEATFPGQATPPSPGSACPRWPPAGPLSPTRSSPWRSTRSSSTPSASDR, from the exons ATGGCTTCCTCCGCGCTGGCCTCCCCGGCGCCGCGCCCTGCGCCACGCGGCAACCGCCACCCTCGCGCGTgcccggcagccgccgccgccgcctctccagtGCCGcgccgtctcggcgccgccgcgcgcTGCCGGGCGGTGGCCGCCCCCGCCGGCCCCTCGCCACCCGG GGTGGCGGAGAGGCCGGAGGCGGACGTGGTGGTGATCGGGAGCGGGCTCGGGGGCCTCTGCTGCGCGGGGCTCCTGGCGAGGTACGGGCAGGACGTGGTGGTGCTGGAGAGCCACGACCGGCCCGGCGGCGCCGCCCACTCGTTCGACGTCAAGGGGTTCCACTTCGACTCCGGCCCCTCGCTCTTCTCCGGCTTCCAGTCCAGAGGGCCGCAGGCCAACCCCCTCGCCCAG GTCCTCGACGCGCTAGGCGAATCGGTTCCGTGTGCATCCTATGACTCCTGGATGGTTCATGTCCCTGAAGGACAGTTCGAGTCGCGGATAGGGCCGACTGATTTCCTCAAG GACCTTGAGACTTATGTCGGTCTTGACGCGACCCGGGAGTGGCAAAAGCTTCTA GATGCAGTTATTCCTATATCTGCAGCTGCGATGGCTCTGCCTCCGCTCTCCATCCGCGGCGATCTGGGCATCCTTTCCACAGCAGCCGGTAGATACGCACCTTCTCTGTTGCAGTCCTTGATTAAAATGGGGCCTCGGGGGTCCCTAGGCGCCACGAAACTGCTACGCCCGTTCTCGGAGATCGTCGACTCGCTGGAGCTGAAAAACCCCTTTGTCCGTAACTGGATCGACCTCCTGTGCTTTCTGCTTGCGGGCGTCAAATCCGACAGCGCACTTTCTGCAGAAATG GTTTATATGTTTGCAGAATGGTACAAGCCAGGATGCAAGCTGGAGTACCCTCTGGGCGGGAGTGGAGCGATAATCGATGCCCTCGTACGGGGTATCGAAAAGTTCGGTGGAAGACTTGCTCTTAATTCTCATGTGGAGAAGATTTTGATCGAGAACGGTCGGGCTGTTGGCGTCAAGCTACGAGGTGGACAG ATTGTACGTGCGAAGAAAGCGGTCGTTAGCAACGCGTCCATGTGGGATACCTTGGGTCTTCTGCCACCAGATGCCGTCCCGAGATCATACCAAGATCAAGTGAAGGCGACCCCCCAGTGCGATTCGTTCATGCACCTCCACCTGGGTTTCGACACGGAG TGTGTCAAGGAGGACCTTGGGATCCACCATATCGTGGTTAATGACTGGGACAAAGGGGTCGACGGCGAGCAGAACGTGGTGCTGATATCGGTCCCCAGCGTTCTCAGCGAGGGCCTGGCGCCGCCGGGGAAGCACATCCTTCACGCGTACACACCGGGGACGGAGCCTTTCGGCCTGTGGGACGGGCTCGACCGGAAGAGTGCGGCATACCGGAGCCTAAAAGAGGAGCGTTCCGAG GTGATGTGGAAGGCGGTGGAGCTGGCCCTGGGCCCGAAGTTCAGCCGGGAAAAGTGCGAGGTGAAGCTGGTCGGCACGCCGCTGACGCACAAGCGGTTCCTCCGGCGGAACAGGGGCACCTACGGCCCGGCCATCAAGGCCGGGGAGGCGACGTTCCCGGGGCA GGCGACTCCACCTTCCCCGGGATCGGCGTGCCCGCGGTGGCCGCCAGCGGGGCCATTGTCGCCAACACGCTCGTCTCCGTGGCGCAGCACTCGGAGCTCCTCGACGCCGTCGGCATCTGACCGGTAA